The genome window ACCCTGATCGGCATGGGCCTGCTGGTCGCCGCGCCCTGGCTGGCGGTGCGGGTGGCCCGGGTCGACCGGCGGGCGGCCCGCGCCCTGCTCGGCCCCAGCCGGGCCGTCGAGCTCCAGCAGCGGGTGGCGGTGCTGGCCGAGAGCCGGGCCGGCGTGGTGGACGCGGCCGATGCCGAGCGCCGCCGGATCGAGCGCGACCTGCACGACGGCGCCCAGCAGCGCCTGGTCTCGCTCGCGATGAACCTGGGCCTGGCCCGCCGCACCCTGAAGGACGTGCCCCCCGATGCCATGCAGGTGATCGTCGACGCGCACGAGGAGGCCCAGGCCGCCATCGCCGAGCTGCGCGACCTGGTGCGCGGCCTCCACCCGGTGGTGCTGGAGGACCGCGGGCTGGACGCGGCGCTCTCCGGGATCGCCGCCCGGGCCCCGCTGCCGGTCCGCCTCACGGTCAGCCTGGAGCGGCGGATGGCACCCACGGTGGAGGCGGTCGCCTACTTCGTGGTCTCCGAGGCGCTGGCCAACGTGGCCAAGCACGCCCGCGCCTCCCGGGCCGACCTGACGGTCCGCCAGCTCGACCGGACCCTGCACATCACCATCAGCGACGACGGGGTCGGCGGTGCCGACCCCGGCAAGGGCACCGGTCTGATCGGGCTGCGCAAGCGCGCCGCCTCGGTCGACGGGACCCTGGCCATCACCAGCCCCGTCGGGGGCCCGACCACCATCACTGTGGAGTTGCCGTGCGAGCTGTGATCGCCGAGGACTCGGTCCTGCTGCGAGTGGGCCTGGTCAAGGTGCTGGAGGCGGTGGGCTACGAGGTGGTCGCCGCGGTCGGCGACTCCGCCGCGCTGCTCACGGCCGTCGAGGAGCACCAGCCCCAGGTCGTGGTGACGGACGTGCGGATGCCGCCCGGCTTCACCGACGAGGGAGTCCGGGCCGCCCTGCTGATCCGCCGGCAGTGGCCCGAGGTCGCGGTGCTGCTGCTCTCCCAGTACGTGGAGGAGCGGTACGCCGCCGACCTGCTCTCCTCGAACACCAGCGGGGTCGGCTACCTGCTCAAGGAGCGGGTGGCCAACGTCGACGACTTCGTGGACGCGCTGCAACGCGTCGCCTCCGGCGGCACCGCGCTCGACCCCGAGGTGGTGGCCCAGCTCCTGGTGCGTCGGCACCGCGATCCGCTGGAGCGGCTCACCCCGCGCGAGCGCGACGTGCTGGGGCTGATGGCCCAGGGCCACTCCAACACCGCGATCGCCGAATCCCTGGTGGTCAGCGACAGCGCGGTGGCCAAGCACATCAGCAGCATCTTCACCAAGCTGGAGCTGCCCGCGGCCGATGCCACCCACCGCCGGGTGCTCGCCGTGCTGCGCTACCTCGGGGAGGGCTGAGCCGTGACCGCGGCCTACCGCCGCTGGCGGGCGGTCGGCGTCGTGGCCGCCGTGCTGCTGACGCTGACCGGCGCCGGCCAGACGTGGCGTGCCCTGGCCCAGCAGGACCGGTCCGACGGCTACCGGTACCCGCAGATCACCGCGCTCGACCTCGACCTGCAGAACGCCAGCACCCAGGTCACCCCGTCCGTCAGCGGCGAGGTCGAGGTCAGCCAGAGCACCCACTGGACGGTCAGCCAGCCGGTGGTCAAGCGGGAGGTCGTCGACGGCAGGCTGAAGATCAGCGTGCGCTGCCCGGAGGTCTTCCCGATCGGCGCGCCCAACTGCCGCACCAATCTGACCATCGGCGTCCCGGCGGACACCAAGGTGTCGGTGCGCGGCAGCAGCGCGGACACCGCCATCACCGGCCTGACCGGCGAGCTGAACCTGCACGCGACCTCCGGCACCTTCGCGCTCTCGGACGACACCGGCCGGGTGACGGCCCAGGTGACCAGTGGCTCGGTGACCGGCCGGGGCCTGTCCTCCTCGCAGGTCCAGGCCCAGGTGACCTCCGGCTCGGTCAACCTCACCTTCATCTCCGCGCCCGAGGTGGTCGCGCTCTCGGCGGGCTCCGGCTCGGTCCGGGCGCTCTTCCCGCAGGGCACCACCTACCGGGTCGCCGTCAGCACCGGCTCCGGCGGCAGCACCGTCGACCGCCAGCTGCAGGACCCGGCCTCCCAGCGCTCGGTCACCGCCACCGCCGATTCCGGCTCGGTCACCCTCAAGTACGCCGACAACTGACCCGCCGCCCGCCCCGGCCGCCCCGCCCGGCCCCACCTGAACGCACCCGAGCCTCACCCCGCCCCACCCGAGCGCACCAGAGCGCACCCGAGCCCCGCCCCACCCCACCCGAGCCCCACCAGCATCACCGCAGCTCAGGGCGGGTCCGCCGATTGGGGGACAATGGAGAGTCCCGTCCACCCCCTTCCGTCGAGGATCAGCCGCGCATGACGACCACGCCCGCCCCTGCCGCCCCCGTCGCGGCGCCGCTGTCGATCGGCCCGCTCCAGGTCTGGCCGCCGGTGGTGCTGGCACCCATGGCCGGTATCACCAACGCCCCGTTCCGCACCCTCTGCCGCGAGCAGTCCGGCGGCAAGGGCCTGTTCGTCAGCGAGATGATCACCACCCGGGCACTGGTCGAGCGCAACGCCAAGACCATGCAGCTGATCAAGTTCGACCCGACCGAGCAGCCCCGCTCGATCCAGCTCTACGGGGTGGACCCGGCCACCGTCGGCAAGGCCGCCCGGATGATCGCCGAGGAGGACCTGGCCGACCACATCGACCTGAACTTCGGCTGCCCGGTCCCCAAGGTCACCCGCAAGGGCGGCGGCTCGGCCCTCCCCTACAAGCGCAACCTGTTGCGCGAGCTGCTCCGCGAGGCGGTGGCCGGCGCCGGCGGCCTGCCGGTGACGATGAAGATGCGCAAGGGCATCGACGACGACCACCTCACCTACCTGGACGCCGGCCGGATCGGCGCCGAGGAGGGCGTGTCCGCGATCGCCCTGCACGGCCGCACCGCCGCCCAGCACTACGGCGGCCAGGCCGACTGGTCGGCGATCGCCCGGCTGCGCGAGGCCGTGCCGTCGCACGTCCCGGTGCTGGGCAACGGCGACATCTGGTCCGCCCCGGACGCGATCCGGATGATCGAGGAGACCGGCTGCGACGGCGTGGTGGTCGGCCGCGGCTGCCTGGGCCGGCCCTGGCTCTTCAAGGACCTGGTCGCCGTCTTCGAGGGCGTCACCGATCCGGTCCGGCCGAGCTTCGCCGAGGTGGCGGCCACCATGCGGCGCCACGCCGAACTGCTCGGCCACTGGCTGAACGACGAGCAGCGCGGCGTGGTGGACTTCCGCAAGCACGTCGCCTGGTACACCAAGGGCTTCTCCGTCGGCGGCCAGCTGCGGGTCAAGCTGGCCACTGCGAGCTCGCTCGCGGAGCTGGCCGAACTGCTCGCCGAGGTGGACCAGGAGCAGCGCTGGCCGGACTCCGCCGACGGTCCGCGCGGGCGCACCAGCGGCAACGGACGGGTGGTCCTGCCGGAGGGCTGGTTGGACGATCCGTACGACTGCGCCATTCCGTCCGTTGAGGCCGAATCGGACAGCTCCGGCGGCTGAGTTGTACGCCGAGTAGAAGTTGGCCCTGAAAGCCGACAGGACGGCTCGGCCCAGCCCACTTGGCCAATCTGGCCAAGTGGGCTCCTTTTTGGCAGGCGATGGTGACTCTGTGCGCGTGAAACGGCGCGTTGAGCGACGAAGTGACGAGTTTTGATACGTACGATGAGCGAGTCGGATCCGTGACTCTGGCCACACGAATCCACGCCTGACGGTGGGTCAGAGTCGTCGATGGCGCCATCATGTCCAAATCGCTTTCCGAACGGGCGCCGCGGCGGATCGGGCCGACTGGCTGCAGGAAATCAAGCCGGGGAAACACGGCGGTCCCACGGCCGCTACCCTCTGTCCGCCCATCGTGATCTTCGTGTATCCATGCCTTCAAGACTTGAACGATCGCTAGCGTCACCCGGACGATTTCAGCAACAAAGGTGAACGCCTTCACAAGCATTTGATCTCGGGGGTAACGCGGGGCTCCGAGGATCGGACGGCCTATCGACGGCGCGAAACCGCCTTCGAAATGGGTATGTTCTCCGGCGTCAGGGCAACCCCGTGCGAGGAGACCGACCCGTGGCGGCGACGCAGAAGTTTGTTTACTCCTTCACCGAAGGAAACAAGGACCTCAAGGACCTGCTGGGCGGCAAGGGAGCCAACCTCGCCGAGATGACCAACCTCGGCCTCCCCGTCCCCCCCGGGTTCACCCTCACCACCGAGGCCTGCAAGGTCTTCCTGGAGACCGGCGCCGAGCCGGACTCGCTGCACCAGGAGGTCAGCGAGCACCTGGCCCGCCTCGAAGAGCAGATGGGCAAGAAGCTCGGCCAGTCCGACAACCCGCTGCTGGTCTCGGTCCGCTCCGGTGCCAAGTTCTCCATGCCCGGCATGATGGACACCGTCCTGAACATCGGCCTGTCCGACGTCTCGGTCACGGGCCTGGCCGCCCAGTCCGGCAACGAGCGGTTCGCCTGGGACTCCTACCGCCGCCTGGTCCAGATGTTCGGCAAGACCGTGCTGGGCGTGGACGGCGAGCTGTTCGAGGAGGCCCTGGACGAGGCCAAGCACGCCAAGGGCAGCACCAACGACCTGGACCTGGGCGCCGAGGACCTGAAGGCGCTGGTCGAGACCTTCAAGACCATCGTGCTGAAGGAGACCGGCCGGGAGTTCCCGCAGGACCCGCGCCAGCAGATGGACCTGGCCATCCACGCCGTCTTCCACTCCTGGAACGGCGACCGGGCCCGGCTCTACCGCCGCCAGGAGCGCATCCCGAACGACCTGGGCACCGCGGTCAACATCTGCACCATGGTCTTCGGCAACCTCGGCGAGGACTCCGGCACCGGCGTCGCCTTCACCCGCGACCCCTCCACCGGCGCCCCCGGCGTCTACGGCGACTACCTCTCCAACGCCCAGGGCGAGGACGTGGTGGCCGGCATCCGCAACACCCTGCAGCTCGCCGAGCTGGAGCAGTTGGACAAGAAGTCCTACGACGAGCTCATGGCGATCATGCACAAGCTCGAACTGCACTACCGCGACCTGTGCGACATCGAGTTCACCATCGAGCGCGGCAAGCTCTGGATGCTGCAGACCCGGATCGGCAAGCGCACCGCCGCGGCCGCCTTCCGGATCGCCGTCCAGCTGGTGGACCAGGGCCTGATCGACCTGGACGAGGCGCTGCACCGGGTCACCGGCGGCCAGCTGGCCCAGCTGATGTTCCCGCGGTTCGCCCCCGAGTCCACCTCCAAGCAGATCGGCCGCGGCCTGGCCGCCTCGCCGGGCGCCGCGATCGGCAAGGTGGTCTTCGACTCCTACACCGCCGTCAAGTGGTCCCGCTCCGGCGAGAAGGTCATCCTGGTCCGCCGCGAGACCAACCCGGACGACCTGGACGGCATGATCGCCGCCGAGGGCATCCTCACCTCGCGCGGCGGCAAGACCTCGCACGCCGCCGTGGTCGCCCGCGGCATGGGCAAGACCTGTGTCTGCGGCGCCGAGGAGCTTGAGGTCGACACCAAGCGCCGCAAGATGATCACCGCCGACGGCCTGGTCATCGAGGAGGGCGAGGTCGTCTCGATCGACGGCGGCACCGGCAAGGTCTACCTCGGCGAGGTACCCGTGCTGCCCTCCCCGGTGGTCGAGTACTTCGAGGGCACCCTGCACGCCGGCGCCGACGTCCAGGGCGGCCTGGTCCAGGCCGTGCACCGGATCATGTCGCACGCCGACGGCCGCCGCCGGCTCGCGGTCCGCGCCAACGCCGACAACGCCGACGACGCGAACCGCGCCCGCCGCTACGGCGCCCAGGGCATCGGCCTGTGCCGCACCGAGCACATGTTCCTCGGCGAGGAGCGCCGCAAGGAGGTCGAGCACCTGATCCTGGCGGACAACGACAAGGACCGCGAGCAGGCGCTCTCCACTCTGCTGCCGCTGCAGAAGGGCGACTTCATCGAGCTCTTCCAGTCGATGGACGGCCTGCCGGTCACCGTCCGGCTGCTCGACCCGCCGCTGCACGAGTTCCTGCCCGACATCACCGAGCTCTCGGTCCGGGTCGCGCTGGCCGAGGCCCGCAAGGACCCGAACGAGAACGACCTGCGCCTGCTTCAGGCCGTGCACAAGCTGCACGAGCAGAACCCGATGCTGGGTCTGCGCGGCGTCCGCCTCGGCCTGGTCATCCCCGGCCTGTTCGGCATGCAGGTCCGGGCGATCGCCGAGGCCGCGGCCGAGCGCAAGCTGGCCGGCGGCGACCCGCGCCCCGAGGTGATGATCCCGCTGGTCGGCACCGTCCAGGAGCTGGAGATCGTCCGCGAGGAGTGTGAGCGGGTTCTCGCCGAGGTGGCGGTTTCCACCGGTGTCCAGCTGGACATCAAGCTCGGTACGATGATCGAACTTCCGCGGGCGGCCGTGACGGCCGGTCAGATCGCCGAGGCGGCCGAGTTCTTCTCCTTCGGGACGAACGACCTCACCCAGACGGTCTGGGGCTTCTCCCGGGACGACGTGGAGGCCTCGTTCTTCACCGCCTACCTGGAGAAGGGCATCTTCGGAGTGTCGCCGTTCGAGACGATCGACCGGGACGGCGTCGGTTCGCTGGTGAAGCACGCCGTCAAGGAGGGCCGGGCCACCCGCCCGGACCTGAAGCTCGGCGTCTGCGGCGAGCACGGCGGTGACCCGGACTCGGTGCACTTCTTCCACGAGGCGGGCCTGGACTACGTCTCCTGCTCGCCGTTCCGGATCCCGGTGGCGCGGCTGGAGGCCGGTCGCGCGGCCATCGAGACCGCGGGCAGCGACTCGCGCTGACCCGCATCCCCCTCCGTTGGGGAGGGGCGTCCGTCGGTGCTCGGCGCAGGAGAACCGCCGGACGTAAAGCGGCCGGGTGTGGTGGCCAATGACGTCCACCGCACCCGGCCGCTGCCGTGTCCGGGCCCGTCCGGCCCGGGGGTGACTGCTCCGTCCGGGTGATCGCGGCGGCCCGTCGGCCGGCCGGCCGGGAGCGCCCGGCAAGCTGGAGGCCATGACCAACCGCCTGCGTCCGATCGTCGTCGCCGTCGTGCTCGCCGTGGCCGTCGCGCTCGCCGCCGCCTACGCGATGGGGCGTCACCAGCCCGCCGCCCGCCCGGCCGTGGGCGCCACCGCCGTCACCAGCACCCGCGCCGCCGCGGGCCCGAGCCCGAAGCCGGGCCCGGGCCAGGGCGGGGTCTGCCGGACCAGGCTGCCCAGCCAGGCCCAGGACACCATCGCGCTGATCGCCAAGGGCGGTCCGTTCCCGTACCGCAGCGACGGGATCGTCTTCGACAACCGCGAGGGCCGGCTCCCCAAGCAGCCCGGCGCCTACTACCACGAGTACACCGTGGTCACCCCGGGCGCGGGCGACCGCGGAGCCCGCCGGATCGTCACCGGCGGCGCGGGCGAGGAGTACTGGACCCAGGACCACTACGCGAGCTTCCAACTGGTCGACCCGCGCTGCTGACGGCGGGGCACTACTGACGGCGGGTCAGCGGGCCTTGGTCCAGGTGATCCGGTGGTACGGGCCGTGCGGGCCGGTGGCCAGCAGGGTGCGCAGCTCGCGGATGATCGGGCCGGCGTCCGAGCGCAGCTGGTGCGGGGTGGCCCGGACCACCGGAAGCCGGGCCGCCTGCAGCCGGTTGCCCCGGGTCAGCGTGCGCTCGTAGTCGGCCGGGCGCAGGTGCCAGGCCCGCGAGTCGATCTCCAGCGCCACGCAGGACTGCGGCCAGAACGCGTCCGGCACCGCGAGGAAGCGTCCGTCCAGCATCAGCACCGGGTTCCACAGCGGCTCCGGCATCCCGGCCCGCCGCAGCACCTCGCGCGCCTCGCCCTCGGCCACCGAGTAGACCCCGCAGGTGAGCTCGTCCGCGACGTGCTGCACGTGCGGCAGGGTGGCGGAGGAGGGCGGCCCGCCGAGCAGCCGGGCCAGCAGGTCGGCCCGCTCGCAGTGCCGGCCCTGCACCGCCTCCGCGCACAGTGCCCGGAACTGCCGGCTGCCGGAGACGAACGGCGCCGCGTCGGCCAGCGCCCGGGCCACCCCGACGCTCCACAGCCCGTCGTCCCGCTCGAAGCCCGGCGGCATCCCGTTCGGCCGGCTGGGCGCCCGGTGCACCCGGACGAAGTCCCGGCTGGCCACCCGCCGCCCGGCCGGGATCAGCACGTCCACCACCTCGACGTCCGACGGGTGCCCGGCGCTGGGCAGCCCGGCGTCCGCCAGCACGGCCACCCCGGTCAGCAGCACCGAGCCGGGTCTGGGCCGCTCGCCCTTGGGCGCCGCGTAACCGAGCGCCGCCCGCAGGCGCTGGTGCGGGGTCAGCCGCCCGCTCTGCAGGCAGATCACCCTGGGCAGCACCCGCTGCCAGGGCCCGCCGGGGCGCAGCCGGTGGGCGATCGTGCCGGACGGCACGCCGTGCTCGATCAGCTGAGCCCTGGTCAGGATGTGCTGGTGGTCGGCGCCGAGCACCCGGACGGTCTCGAGGGCGGTCATCACAGTCATGGCGGGGTGTTGCCCACCTGGACCGTGGGTATGCGAAAGATCCCCCGCACGGGGTCACCCGCCCTCGGTGTTGACCCCGCCTCAGACCGACGCCGCCTCGGACCGACCCCGGGTCGGGCCAGGAGTCGGGTCAGGCCAGGATGAGCGGCTGGCCCGGTCTGACGCACTCCTCGTCGCGTTCCCGCCCCATCCCCGGCCCGAGCCGCTCCGGCGCGCTCGGCGAGGTGGCGGCGGCGATCCGCAGCTCGATGATGTCCCGCACGGCCGGCCACTCCTCGGCCAGGATCGAGTAGAACGCGGTGCTGCGCACCACCCCGTCCAGCCCCCGGCTGTGCGCCCGGCGGACCCCCTCGGGGGTGGCGCCGAGCCGCTCGATCGCGGCCCGCGAGCGCAGGTTGCGCGCGTCGGCCCGCATCGAGATCCGCTGCACCCCCCAGACCTCGAAGGCGTGCCGGAGCATCAGCAGCTTGGCCTCGGTGTTGATGCCGGTGCCCTGGGCGTGCCGGGAGAGCCAGGTGCGGCCGATCTCGGCGGCGTCCGGCACGGCGGTGGCCGGGTCGCCCAGCGGGCCGGCCGGCAGCGGTGGCCAGACCACCGGGCCCTGCCAGTAGTCCAGTTCCAGGAACCGGGTGGAGCCGACCACCAGGCCGTCGGAGGCCCGGACGGTGGCGAAGGCCAGCGAGCGGCCGGCGGCCTGGTCGGCCCGCGCGGTGGCGATGAAGTCGAGCGCGCCGTCCAGGCCCTGCGGGACGGCGGTGTAGCCGAAGCTCGATCGGTCCTCGGCAGCCGCCCCGGCCAGGGCTTCGGCGTGCTGCTCGGTGAGGGGCTCCAGCCGAACGGTGCGGCCGGTGAGGGTGACAGGTGCTGGCACGGGACCTTCGATCCTTCGGCAGTCGGAGGGCCCTCGCGCCCAGGGGTTCCGGGCGGTTGGGGTGGTCAGTCGCCCCGTCCGGTGGGTCCGCTCCACCCGGGTACGCCGGAGCCTCGGCGGTACGTCGGGGGGCAGCGGCCCTCGGGCGGGCAGCGCGGTGCCGGAGCGGGCACGGTTCGCATGGACCGGTCCGGCGGGGAGGTGCGGGGGGACAGAGTGCGTCCGCGAGATGGCCGAGAGGGGAACGAGTGCGCGAAGGGAAGCAGGCGGCCAGGTGAAGGCAAGGTGAGGTTCTGGGGCTGACCGTACACGTTCGGGACGGCGTCCTACGGCGTGACTGACGACGTGGCGACGGCGCGACGGTGCGGGGCAGCGAGAGGACGATACCTGCCCCGGGCCCCTGCGTCACTTCGCGGCGCGCCAACCGGGGAGGGGAACCTTTCGGCAGGTCCGCCGGGGGGTGCTGAAACGTTTCAAGCACCCGCTCCGACCTGCGCTCATCACCGATGGTGACGGCCCGGTGATCGGCGCTCGTCCGGGGCGGGGGGCGGTGGCGGGAATGTCGGCGCGGTGCGGCACGCTGGTGTCCATGACCGGTAGGTAGGACCGACGAGAAACGGGTTGGGTGCGCGGTGCGTGATCCCGGGGAGCTGTACGAACTGGAGCCGCAGGGCATGGCGGCGCTGGAGGCCGCGCGGGCCGGCCTGGCGGAGGGCCTGGTGCTGCTCTACCACTTCGAGGGGTTCATGGACGCCGGCGAGGCCGGCGGCCAGGTGGTGGCCCACCTGCAGGAGCAGGGGAGCCCCGTGGTGGTCGCCCGGTTCGACCACGACCGCCTGGTGGACTACCGGGCCCGCCGCCCGGCGATGACCTTCGACCGGGAGAGCTGGATCTCCTACGACCCGCCGGAGCTGCTGGTGCAGCTCGTGCAGGACGCCACCGGCAGCCCGTTCCTGCTGCTCACCGGCCCGGAGCCGGACGTCGAGTGGGAGGCCTTCGCGGCCGCCGTGCGGCGCCTGGTGGACGAGTTGGGCGTGCGGCTCACGGTCGACTTCCACGGCATCCCGATGGGCGTGCCGCACACCCGCCCGGTCGGCCTGACCCCGCACGGCAACCGCCTGGACCTGGCGCCCGGTTACCCGCGCTGGTTCGAGCGGGCCCAGGTGCCGGGCAGCGCGCAGGCCCTGGTCGAGTACCGCCTGGCCGAGTCCGGCCACGACGTGCTGGGCCTGGCCGTGCACGTGCCGCACTACGTGGCCCGCTCGCCCTACCCGGCCGCCGCGGTGGTGATCCTGGAGGCCGTGCAGGCCGCCTCCGGCCTGGTGCTGCCGGGCCTGGCGCTGCGCGGCCGGATCGGCGAGGTCTACGCCGACATCGAGGAGCAGCTCTCGCACGGCGACGGCGAGCTGCGCTCGGCGATCCGCGGCATGGAGAGCCAGTACGACGCGGTGGCCGGCGCCGAGGACCGGGAGAGCCTGCTCGCCGAGACCACCGAGCTGCCCTCGGCGGACGAGCTGGGCCGGCAGTTCGAGCAGTTCCTGGCCGAGCACGAGCAGGGCGACTAGCCGGGCCGCGACCGGCCGCGACCGCCGGGCCGGCGGGTCGGGCGGTCGGAACCAATGCCGGGCGGCGGCGCGTTGGGGCGGGTGTGATCCATCGACTGAGGCTGTTGGGGCTGCTGGCCGCGCTGTGCGCGCTGGCCGGCTGCGCCACGGGGGGCAGCCGACCGGCACCGGGGCCGTCCAGCGCCCCGCCGAGCCCGCGGGCCTGGGTGCCCGGCGGGCCCTACGTGGCGCTCGGTGACTCCTACACGGCGGGCGACAAGGTGCGGCCGGCCGGCAGCGGTCCGCAGGGCTGCGGCCGGTCCGCCGTCAACTACCCCGCGCTGGTGGCGCACGACCTGGGCCTGTCCGGGGACCAGTTCACCGACGTCAGCTGCACCAGCGCCACCACCGCCGACCTGACGGGGGCTCAACAGGTGACCGGCGGGCCCAACCCGCCGCAGCTGGACGCGCTCTCCGACCGGACCAGGCTGGTCACCGTCGGCATCGGCGGCAACGACGCGGACTTCACCGCGGTGGTCCAGCAGTGCGCCGAGCAGGGCCTGCTCCGCCTGGTGGACGCGGCGCACGGCGACTCGCCCTGCAAGGCGCACTACACCGCGTCGGACGGCACCGACCAGCTGGCCGGGTTGCTGGACACGGTCGGGCAGCGGGTCGCCGCGGTGCTGCACCAGGTCACGGCGCGGGCCCCGGGCGCCAAGGTCTTCGTGGTCGGCTACCCCGCCCTGCTGCCCGCCGACCCGGCCGCCTGCTACGGCACCCTCGGGCCCACCGTGACCAAGGGCGACCTGGCCTTCCTGAGCGACCACGAGCAGCAGTTGAACACGCTGCTCAAGCAGCAGGCCGCGGCCGTCGGCGCGGTCTACGTGGACACCTACACCCCCTCCCAGGGCCACGACATGTGCGCCGGCCGGTCGGCCCGCTGGGTGGAGCCCCCGCTGCCGGCCGACGGGCTGGCCCCGCTGCACCCCAACGCGGCCGGCCAGCAGGGCATGGCCGACGCGGTGCTCGGCACCGTCCGGGCGACCCGCTGACCGCCCGCGGGCTCAGCCGCCGGCCGTGCGGCCCGGCCGCTGCCGCCCGGGCGTGCTGCCGAAGGCGTGCCGGTAGGCCTCGATGAAGGCGCTGGGGGAGCGGTACCCGCAGGCCGCCGCGGTAGCGGTGACCGAGCGGCCCTCGGCCAGCAGCACCAGCGCGTGGTGCAGCCGCAGTTGGGCCCGCCACTGCGGGAAGCTCAGCCCCAGCTCGCGCCGGAACAGCCGGCTCAGGGTGCGCTCGCCCGCGCCGACCGCGTGGCCGAGCTGGGCCAGCGTGCGGTCGTCGGCGGGGTCGGCGAGCAGCAGGTCGGCCAGGTCGCGCAGGCGCGGTTCCTGCGGCAGCGGCAGGGCCAGGGCGGGCTCGGGGGCGGGCCGCAGCTGGTCCAGCGCCGCCTGCTCCAGGGTGCGGGCGGGCCGGCCGACCGGTGCCCCGGGCCCGGTGAGCACCGCGATCAGCTCGTGCAGCAGCGGGGTGACCACCAGCACCGTCGGCCCGGTCAGCCGCAGCGGGTTGGTCCGCGGCTGGAACACCAGGCAGCGCAACTCGCTCGGGCCGTAGGCCTGGTGGGTGTGCGGGGTGCCGGCGGGCAGCCAGACCGCGCGGTGCGGCGGCACCACCCAGCTGCCCTGGGTGGTGGTCACCCGGAGCACCCCGAGGCCGGGCGCGACCAGCTGGTTGACCTCGTGGTAGTGCCAGTCCACCCGTTCCCGGTCGGCGAGCGGACGGCGGACGGCTCCCTGCGGCTCCTGGCGGGTTATCGACACAACTTGGCAGAGTAGCGGAAGCCCGCAGACCCGTCCGCCCGCCAGGCTGGGCCCATGACGACCACGACGACGATGACGACCGCGGCGGGCGGCGGGACCGGGATCTGGCGCCGGATGCGGGTGTGGGGCGCGGCGCACGCCGTGGACGACCTCTACCAGGGCCTGGTGCCCGCCGTGGTGCCGTACTTCGTGCTGGAGCGCGGCTACGGCTACGTGGCGGCCGGCGGGCTGAC of Kitasatospora viridis contains these proteins:
- a CDS encoding PAC2 family protein encodes the protein MRDPGELYELEPQGMAALEAARAGLAEGLVLLYHFEGFMDAGEAGGQVVAHLQEQGSPVVVARFDHDRLVDYRARRPAMTFDRESWISYDPPELLVQLVQDATGSPFLLLTGPEPDVEWEAFAAAVRRLVDELGVRLTVDFHGIPMGVPHTRPVGLTPHGNRLDLAPGYPRWFERAQVPGSAQALVEYRLAESGHDVLGLAVHVPHYVARSPYPAAAVVILEAVQAASGLVLPGLALRGRIGEVYADIEEQLSHGDGELRSAIRGMESQYDAVAGAEDRESLLAETTELPSADELGRQFEQFLAEHEQGD
- a CDS encoding SGNH/GDSL hydrolase family protein; translated protein: MIHRLRLLGLLAALCALAGCATGGSRPAPGPSSAPPSPRAWVPGGPYVALGDSYTAGDKVRPAGSGPQGCGRSAVNYPALVAHDLGLSGDQFTDVSCTSATTADLTGAQQVTGGPNPPQLDALSDRTRLVTVGIGGNDADFTAVVQQCAEQGLLRLVDAAHGDSPCKAHYTASDGTDQLAGLLDTVGQRVAAVLHQVTARAPGAKVFVVGYPALLPADPAACYGTLGPTVTKGDLAFLSDHEQQLNTLLKQQAAAVGAVYVDTYTPSQGHDMCAGRSARWVEPPLPADGLAPLHPNAAGQQGMADAVLGTVRATR
- a CDS encoding AraC family transcriptional regulator, with product MSITRQEPQGAVRRPLADRERVDWHYHEVNQLVAPGLGVLRVTTTQGSWVVPPHRAVWLPAGTPHTHQAYGPSELRCLVFQPRTNPLRLTGPTVLVVTPLLHELIAVLTGPGAPVGRPARTLEQAALDQLRPAPEPALALPLPQEPRLRDLADLLLADPADDRTLAQLGHAVGAGERTLSRLFRRELGLSFPQWRAQLRLHHALVLLAEGRSVTATAAACGYRSPSAFIEAYRHAFGSTPGRQRPGRTAGG